The DNA region TGCATTTTTATACATATCTGCCAATTGTGCATCACTAATGTACCCAGTAGGATGTACCCATTGATTCATATTTTCAACCAATTTCATGATCTCATCGTTTTTCCAACCACTATCACCTACCAAATAAAGATGGTATTCATCTTTAAATATTTTTTCACATTGAGAATACGCTAGCAGTAAATTTTTTAGATTTTTTCTAGGTTCGATGCTCCCTACCGCCAAAATATACTTTTGTTTTATGGACTTATTTTTCAAAAGGGGCTTGAAAAGTGTATGATTTATGCCATGATAAATCACTGTAATATTTTCAGGCTTCATGCTTGTGCGATCAAGAATCTCTTTTTTAGTAAAGTAAGATCCTGTAATGATATGGTCACACAGGGCAATTTGCACATAAAAATTCTCTTGAAAATATGTGATACGCTCTTTAGGATGAAACTCCGGATAAAGCTCCCACGAAAAATCATGTATAGTGGCAATAATTTTTCGTGCTTTAATACTTTTGATAGGTATAAAATTTGGCTGCCAATAAAGATCGTAATGAATTGAAAAAATACCTGAAAAAGAGCAAAGAAGCTTTCTAATTACTTTCTTTATAAAAACATTTTTTGTAATCA from Sulfurospirillum diekertiae includes:
- a CDS encoding glycosyltransferase family 4 protein; amino-acid sequence: MKPKIIIDTLSLLGNLSGIGRYTYEIANILSQNSQYRWNFFYGYISQKLIARKNAKTEKYIRHLITKNVFIKKVIRKLLCSFSGIFSIHYDLYWQPNFIPIKSIKARKIIATIHDFSWELYPEFHPKERITYFQENFYVQIALCDHIITGSYFTKKEILDRTSMKPENITVIYHGINHTLFKPLLKNKSIKQKYILAVGSIEPRKNLKNLLLAYSQCEKIFKDEYHLYLVGDSGWKNDEIMKLVENMNQWVHPTGYISDAQLADMYKNASVFVYPSFYEGFGIPPLEAMACGTAVIASNASTLPEVCGDAAYYVDPLDINAIIDGIKKVLNDDVLRQNLIAKGLKHAQKFSWEKSAQEHMAVLEKVLKQ